GTCCCGAGCTGATTGGGACACGTCCCCAAGCTGGACAGGGACACATCCCCACCACCACCCGGGAGGGTGGAAGCTCCAGCTCCATCTCACCACGCTTGGGCTATTTCAGCAGCTCCGGGGGGAGCCATTGCAGCACCAGACGAGCTCAAGCAGCTCCTAAATCAGCCCTGCTTTATGCCACTCCTGTCCCCGGTTGCCTCCAAACACCAGGAAACCCAGAAAGTCGCATTAAATCATTTTTATCCCTCgttcttcctcctcatcctgagCTGTGCTGACCCCAGCTGAGCCTCGTGGAGCCGTGAGGAGCCACAAAGCTGCTCCCAGGAgcatcccagccccagcagcggGTGGGACGTGGCCAGGACAGTGCGGGGGACATGGACCCGCGTCCCGCAGCAGCGACGGCTCCGGGGGCTGCGCGGGAGCTGCGGCGCTCGGAGGGACTGAAGAGCAGGTGACAGCGCAGGCAGCTGGAAGTTTTATGAAGATCTTTTATCGAAATCGCAGTAGTTAGAGCCGTGCAGCCTATTAAAGGTGCCCAGCACGCCGCTGGGGCCAGGACAGTGTTAGTGCCGTCGTATTTCCCCCAATACCGTGTTCCTGCTGGTTTTAGGAGGCCCCAGGGTCCATCCAGCACAACTCGTGCATGAATATTCTAGAATTTTTAACAACCCTGACTACCACAAAGCTTTTTTAGAGGGTTTCGACATTCCTTTGCTCCCTTTGGCGTGTATTTGCTGGGGAAATGGGGCTCACCGCGCTCCTCACCCCGTGCTGGTGTTGAGGATGTGTCCTGTCTTCCTCGCTCCAGGGGAGCAAGTGGCAGCGACACCGATCAGGCTGCTCATGGGGAGTGAAAGGTGATTCAGCCCCCAGGGAACTCCCGTGGGCTCTGCCCGAGATGGTGTTTCCAACCTGCTCGTGATGCCCAGCGGAGCCGGGAGCTGCGGGCAGGCCTGTGGGCAGCAGCCACCGCACACGTTTGTcaccccccttcctccccccaaaCCGCAACAGAAACCGCCCTGTCCCGGTCCCAGCTCCGCAGCGGCATCGAACGCTGGGCCCGTTTGTGTGCAGCCCCCCCAGGCTCGGCACCAGCGTCCTGCAGCTCACAACCTGCTCTCCATCCCATCCTCAGTGTCCCCCGTGCCAGCCCTGTGCCACCACCCGGATGCTCCTCTGCTCATCCACGGGACTTCGTGACATGACGGTTCTCAAGCCCCCTCATTGGGTGCACCCACACAGGCCCCTGGgactcccccagacccccgggacccccccggttgGTTTCCCCGCCGCGGGCAGCAAAGGGTTACGCGGGAGGTGtcgctgtgtccccagcacctggAGGGGAGGGAGCGGGAGGGGACGGAGCGAGTTTCAGTGAGTCTCCAACAACAGCGACGAGCGGGCTGGGAACCGGCAGGgaacgggcagggagcgggcaggGAACGGGCAGAGAACCGGCAGAGAACGAGCAGGGAACGGGCAGAGAACGGGCAGAGAGCAGGCAGGGAACCGGCAGGGAACGGGCAGAGAACGGGCAGAGAACGGGCAGGGAACCGGCAGGGAgcgggcagggagcgggcagggagcgggcagcggagcagcagcagcagcggccgcAGGTGCAGCCGCCCCCGGTCCGGCCGAGCGCGGCGGGAGCGGCCGGAGCCACCATGGCCCGGGGGGGGCCCTGAGCCGGGGACATCCCCGCCCCTCGCTATCGGCCCCCGCTGAAACAGAAcggagggaaagaagagaaaccaGAAAAACCCACCCGAACCCGCTCGGAATTGGGGCTCCGGCGAAGGCGGCAGCGGCTGGAAAATGCATCTTCCTCggagctgcctcctcctcctcatccaggGGAGCATCGCGCTGCTGGTGAGCGCCGGGCtcgggggggctgcaggggacggGGGGACCACAGCCGGGAACGTTCCCCAAATCCATTTgtcccccgctcccctcccccgcATCTCCTGGAAAAATGAGCATCTCAAAACTTCGGGTATTTTGCAGCAGACGGCGGGTGGGCAGCGAGGGGGGGGctcgcaggcagggctggggatgggggcACCTCCTGAGCACCCTAAAACCTGCACCCCCCCGCAGAGCGGTCCTGGTGCGGCTACCGGGGCAGAGCCGGCCAGGCCGCCCTGAGCTCGGCACCCCCAGGGCAGTGAGGGTTTGCTGGGAGGCACCGGGGTGACGGGGCTTGTCCCCCCAGCCCCGTCCAGGTGGATTTGGGGGCCGCGGGGGTGGCAGGAGCAGTTTGCAGAGCAcccgtgtggggctgggggaggccgAGGGCTCTCCGGGGTCAGGACCCCGCTCTGTGCCGTGCTGTCCCAGCTCCGTCGTTCCAACGGCCCCGTGGCgcaggctggggggcagaggtggaggggaaaggcaagagaaaagggaaacACAGAAAGAAGGATGGGAGAGAGGGTGGCTGGGTCATGTCTGGAGAAGTGGGGTGactggagagcagagctgggcgAGGGGGGCAGGCACCCAGCACCCATCTCTCAGTGTCCACCATCGCTGTGCGCAGGTGATCCGTGGCCAAGAAGAACCAGGAAAAGGTGCAGAGCAGCATGAACCCGAGGCCCAGGAGAGAACGCGGGTGCAGGAGACGAGGGGGCTGCTCTCACCAAAGTCCCTGGGAACTCCGTCCCTTCTGCAGAACACGAccctcctggagctgctgagcagccctcaggagctgtggggtgtcctggacAACCTGTCCCAGCGGgacccccccccacaccccagagCACAGAGGGACTTGGGCTCAGCTTCAGGCAAGCTCAAAAAGATTTTTGGCTGGGGAGATTTCTATTCCAATATCAAGACAGTGAAGTTGAACCTCTTGATCACCGGAAAGGTGGTAGATCACGGCAATGGCACCGTCAACGTCTTCTTCCGACACAACTCCACCGGGCAAGGGAACATCTCCGTCAGCCTCGTCCCCCCCAACAAGGCGGTGGAGTTTGACCTGGAGCAACAGATCTTCATAGAGGCCAAAGAATCCAAAATCTTCAACTGCCGCGTGGAGTACGAGAAAGTGGATCGTGCCAAGAAGACCACGCTCTGCACCTACGACCCGTCCAAGACCTGCTACCACGAGCACACGCAGAGTCACGTCTCCTGGGTCTGCTCCAAGCCCTTCAAAGTCATCTGCATCTACATCACCTTCTACAGCACGGACTACCGGCTGGTGCAGAAGGTGTGTCCCGACTACAACTACCACAGCGACGTCCCCTACTACCCCTCGGGGTGACGCTCTGCCCGGCTCGGGGTGTCCCGGTGACGAGCGggtgcgggggggcggggggagggacgGGGATGGTTTTGTAAGCGGGGGCGGGAGCGCGGGGGTCCCTGGAAACCAGAAAcgaggaaggaagaggaggatttTCCATTTTCCCCAAAAGCTCCaatgccaggaggaggagttTTAGGTACCAGCATCGCTAAGCCTGGCCTGGATCTGTGGTTGGTAGAGCCTGGTCTGCGAAGGCAGGGTCTGAATCCGGGACACAGAAAATGGGACAGAAAGGCACGGTCGGGACTCGCGTTTCTCGGTGCAATGACGGGTTTGGCTGGATCGAGGTGACGTGGCCCTGGGGGCGGGTGGAGGAGCCCGGGGAGGACCCAGGGGGTGAGGAGGGACCTGGTGCCCCCGGGGGGTGTGAGCCGTCCCCAGGCAGCCGCAGCATCTCCCGTGTCCCAGTGCGGCAGAGCGGGACCCGGGGCTGAGCTTCCCGTGTGGGGATGGAAACGGGAGCCAGAGGGACCTtgccggggtgtcccccccagctcACGGCGGCATGGGGGGCGCTCAGGGAGCCGGAACTGTGAATTGGCAGGTAGAGCAGCCCTGGCGGAACCTGTCAGATGTGCTGACACAATCCGTGATTCATGCGTGTCCCCTGACACGCGCTGATTCATGCGTTTGCCCTTCATCTCCCCCGAGCTCCGTCCCGCCGGCCCCAGCGCCGCGCGCGGACGCTGCGCCAAGGGGAGCTCTGATTGTGGCGTTTAATCGACtcggaagggaaaaaaaagaccaacaccaaaaccaacagaaaaacaaaacaaaatcacaaaccaCAACAACGTTGTCcttgagagagaaaataaagtttTCCCGGTGGCACCGAGGCAGGTGAAGCGTTTTCACTCAGAGGAACCTCTCTTTCCATGGGGAGCAGCAAGATGAACTGCTGGGGTTGGCAATGTGGCCCAGCGCGGGTCCCCGGCCCGAATTCGGCTCCGTTCACACACACCAGCACTCGCTGCTTCCAGCAAGCAGTGTTGGGTCCAGCTCGGTCCTGCACCCACCGCTTGGTCACTGTCGCTCATACACGGGCTCGTTCTGCACCCCCGGAGCTGTTCCCGACCTCCCATCCCCAGGTACCAACGCCAGGCTCCTGCTTCTCTGGATGCATTCAAGACCAAACCAAAGCGGTTTCCCACCAGCCCTGCATTTCCCCAGAGTCCCCCCTGTAGGGCAGCTCAGAAAGCCCCGATGGAGCAGACGCCCCACAGAGCGGTGGGGCCGGTGCTGGGTTTGGTGCCTCAGCCCCCACACGTCCAATTCCTTCTGCTGGCAAAGTTTCATTATTTGCACTTTTACATCTAGACAGAGGCCTGTTCCAAAATCCATCGAGCGCAGAAAGGCTTTTAGTGCAATAATCAATGAGGAGACTTTTACTGCGAGAACAGAAAGTTTAAAACGCTCTGAGAGCAGCGTTTCAGAAAATAGCCAGAGCCGTATGTGCCGTGGGGGGGACCCACCGCGAGCCGTCTCACAAAGTGTGTCCCCAAGGGTTCGCGCTCCgctgaaggcaggagcatggaAAGCTGCATTAAACCCCCTTCTGGCAGCACAAACAAAACCGACACACACAAAAGTTGCTCATTTGGAGAAATTTCAGACAATCGCCACGGGAAGCAGCCGGGGGGAGCAGGGAACCAGGCGACAAAGGATGCTCCATTGTCAAAAGTGCTGCGGAGCCGCAGTTACTAGGAGACCAGGACGGGCCATTATTCGGGCTGGGAGAAGAGGATTCCTGCTCGCAGAGTCACAACTTGCCTCAGAAAATGCGGGTTTTGCTGAGCTGGAGGGCAAACAACACAGGAGAAACCCCCCCGGCCACTGAGTCCCCTTGCTGCTGGTCCTGTGCATCCCCTGCTCACCGGGCAGAGCCCCTGCTCACCGGGCAGAGCCCCCGCTCCCACTCCCTGTGTGAAACCCCCACGTCACACCCCCAGAAACCAGGTTTCGTTTCTTTCCCCATTACCAGATGGACATAAAAtagatttgggggtgggggaagctGAAGTTTATCCAAATGAAGTTCCACGAGCTGCCAACTCCATCACAAAGGAAGCGGCGTGTAATGAGTGCGGAGAGCAGGCTTCAAGCCCTGGGTGACGGCGGGTTCGCAATTAGAGCCCATCCAGCTATAAACCAGCCCTGATCATCCCGGTAACGCGGTGGCCGATCGCTTTGTCTCCGAGGCAGGAAAAGCCCTGATGGGAACTACTTACCGCTGTCATCTGCAGCCGGCAGCGAGCGCTCTCCATCTCCAGTAATTAGCTCGCTTCACTTTGTtaatactttttcctcttccccacaAAATCCTCCTGATTTAAATTTCATGAGCCTCCGAGCTAACCTGGGCTTCCGCACATTCAGGAGCCGCTTCCCAGCACAGCCTGCTCCGCCTTCCCAAAGTCAATCAGCAGCCCCCAGCCATTAATTGCACCCATTAGGGATGGTGGGGACCAGTCCAGCCCAGTATCCCCCagtcccagctctgctctccatcCCGGGTGGATCCCATCCGGCCTCACGGACTGAGGTGACAACCCTGGTtcagtggtggccttggcagggTTGGGTTCATGGGtggaccttaaaggtcttttccaaccttttCCTTAAAATGCTGTTTAATATTTGGGCCATTCTCCCATTAAGATCATTTCCTCAACTCCACACAGCCCAAGTGCTCCTTCATTAATTTTGCCTTATATCGTAAAAAGTAATTAGGACTAATCAACCTCAAACAAACCTTAATCCATCTCTCTATAGGTAACTGGGTCCTCTTCTCCCTCTCTAATCTTGCAGTCAGTCAGACTTTGTCTTTGCACCATTCCCTGTTTACCACACCAGGAACCAGCCTTGGATTCAATGGAGTCTCATGTCCAGCTGCCACCTCCAGAGCGTGCTGGTGCGTTCCTGGGGCTTCGGGAAGGACCAACCTACCAGGAAAATAGGATTTATTGCAAACGTGGCACAACCAGATCCTTCTCACCGCTGTGACAGCTTCGAGGCACCAGCTTTCctcagcctggggtcaggagggGTTTTCCAAACATGACCATCTTCAGCAGGTTCCAGCCAGACACAAAGATCTCGATTGAGAAGGAAGTTTGTTCATGAAAAGCTTCGGTTGATGAGCAACAAAAGGTTATTGTCACAAGAGCCCCACTTGACGTGAGAGCTTCTTCACGTTTCCAACCTCAGAGGTTTCCACCAAAATTTGGCAGGATTTGGAGCAATTCCCAGCGCGGCGGCTCTCGGAGCCGCTCGGTTACTCGGAAACTTCAGcttccagaaaaacaaactaTTGGcttaaacacacaaaaccccccaagAAAATGGGATATTTAGATGTCACAAGAAGTATATAAACCTCAGTTTGTGTTGGATTTCCTGATTTCTCCACGGGGATGGCTTCAGGGCCCCTCTCAGGGTTTCCAGCCTGGGGCAGCGTTTCACCGCAGGGCACGGGCAGCTCAAGGTGTTTCCATTTCGGTGGCTCCCGTGTTGTGTCCCCATGTCGTTAAACTGCGCTAATGACAGACGCCTCTTAATTCCAGGGCATCAATCCTGACCATGCTATTGGCTTTTTCTGATAAACTTAACCAAGTTATTCCAGGCCTTTGTCTAGTCGGTCTTATCTGTCTTTATAAAGATAACATTCACGTGCCCTCTGGGGACGGCGTGAGGCTGCAGATCCTCAAGCGCTCTGGAAATCCTCCCCTGGAAGGGGAAGCAGCAGAAATGATTATTCATGAAATCCCCGGTGTTATGACTTGTTATTACACGCAGTCGACTAAAAATGCGAGTGGGCTGAATGCATGGTGTATTTGATCTAAGAATTATTACAGTTTTGCCAATTAGACCCAGAACCCAAACACAGGCGCTGCCTCCTCCCCTCGCGCTCCCCCGCCGGCGCTCGGCACCAGCTGCCGCTTCACAAGCACCAGCACCTCCCGTCTTCCTGCGCTTTCAACCACCTCCAAGAGCAGCAGGTCCCTGATTGTTTTCCCTCCAATTAGCGGCAGAGCTGCGACGTGCAACGTCGCATCACGGCAACAACCGCTCGCCCCGCCGGCAGGTTTTCCTGTGTGAGCGGGGGCGGAGaagccccccagcatccccctcgACCCCTCGCCCACCCAGAGCCCCAGCCCGCTGGTTGGAGGTTGAGCTGCGCTGCCAAGCGTCGCGGAACCGGCATCTGCTCCCCGGAGCTCAGCCCGAACACGCTGTTCTGCAGAGCCAGGCCTGGGAAGGACGGGTTTAGTTCTGCCCGAGCGGCTCCCGCCCGAGCACCCATCTGTCACACCTGTCACCCCCACCGGCCCCTCCGGCGGGTGCCGGGGGCTGTGGCTCAGTAGCCCTCCGGTGCTGCTCACGTGCGCTTTGCTGCTGCAGATCTGTTCCCATCCGGATCGCGGGGAGGGTTTCCCCTCGTGTCTTGTTCAATTGCAAACAGAGACGAGAGGTGCATACAAGAATAgtgtgttgttggggttttttttaaatagaaatatttccatttaagtGCTGTGCGGATGGTTCAGACTCACTCGGGCGGCACAAGAAGCTCCGAGGGTGGCGGCGGTGGCAGCTCCGGCTCCCGCTGCAGGGGCAGCGCTGGACTCACTTGTCCCCGTGCCCAGGGGGATCAACCACCCCCAAGGGTGAGATGAGAACAGTGACTGATGTTCACACACACAGTCCCAAACACCTGAACAaagcaaacaggggaggaagagaTTTTAGGGGAATGTTGGTGTGAACCCGCTCAGACATTGGTCACGTCTGTGTGTCCGTCCCCTCCTTCAGGACCAGGGACAGGCTGCAAACCACCCCCTGCTctctaaagtaaaataaaatcctgGAATAAACGCACCAAACCCCAGACACCAAGCAaactcccccagccccagcagagcccccGCCCGGCCTGCAGGCAAACCCGGCGGCTCCGTTTGCAGCCGGACCGAGACGCAGCATCCCCAGGACCAGGGTGACATTGGTGTCCCCAGGACCGGGGTGACGTTGCCCAGCACTGTCAGTGCCCCATGGGTCATTATTGCAGCGTCCACAGGTGCTTCAGCCCAATACAGGGAGAGGGGAAGTTACAGGGGTGGAAAACACAGGCATGAGGATTCAGGCCGAAAAACAAGAACAGGCTGTCAAGAGGCAGCGAGAGGAGGAAAGGAATGGAAAACTTGTCTGGTTCTTTCAAATCCCACTAGAgcccagctcctccgcagagacTTCCCAACTCAAACTGCTTCAAACCCCACACCTGCTTGCactaaaaaaatatgttaaataatTCAGTTTTCACTCGTGTGCTCTCGAGCTGCAGAATCCTCCTGGCTGCTGTAGCTCCACGGTGTttcaggggaaggagggaggtggGAGCTGGGACCGAGCTCcgtgtgctggtgctgctgctccacGCCGCTCTGCCGAGCCCATGACACCGCGGCGGCCGCGGCACCAGCGGGACCGGGCCGGGAGGAGGGAGGGCTGCTGTGCTTCCCACCTGCCGGGCTGCTCTGATCTGTGGCAGATGTCTCTCCGCTTTCAAGCGGCATCAAGAAGCGCCCGCTTTCATCCAGCCTCCTCCTCGGGAAATTTTCCCATAAGGGGGAAAGAAGATTACCTTCTGTGGTCTGTGCAAAGCCCTGCGGTACTGGGATGCGGCTGCGTCTCCACACCAGGCTGGAGGACTTGAACCCGGGCTCCTGCTCCTTCCACTGCTGCCGATCCCTCCCTGAGACCACGAGCCTCACGCTCTAAGGAAATTCCTCATTTCAGGCACCGGGGCTCTGAAATTTATGTCTTGTTCAGAAAATTACAATAGCAACAACAGAACCAGTGAAGATCTGGCACCTAAACGGAGATTCCCCACCGGACCCCACAGGCTGCGCGATGACAGTGAAATGAAGAAGTGAAACTGCCTATGGCCGAGCGGCCCCGGAGCTCCCGTGCCCACAAAGCAGCCTGAGGATTCTCTGGTGCTTCATCAACTGCCTGAGCTGAGCTGAGGACACGGGTTTTACCTCCTGTGCTCTCTCTTCTTGCCTCCAATATCAGACATCGTCCCACTGGGACGGTGACCAAACACTGAGATACCCAGAGTCTTCCAGTTCCTATCGCTGCTGTTCGCCTCCAAAGGCTTTAAAATGTTTGCACCCAGCTCACATCAGCGTCTGTCTCAGCTCTCCAAGAAGTGTGACTGTTGTTGTATCTCTTGTTGCCCCAGCAGGTGCTGCTCACCTGGCAGGTGGCACTGGGACGTCCCCGGCCCGGGGATGCTCTGGCTGGCGGGAGGGCGGGTGTCTGGCTGtgccactggtgcccagtgctgtTTGCAGCCTCTGCTACAGCAAACACGGCATCTTAATTAAGGGACTCGTTGGCTTGCTGAACTCAGACAGATGGGATCTTAATTCAATTAGTATACTTTAATTACCTATTATAGTAGGACTTCAAAAAAACGGACACAAGCGGAAGGTTTTCTGAGCAGCTGTCAATCCCAGCGCACGCTTATCAATGACCAGCAGCAAACGCTGCTCAGTGGGTTCTTTCTACCACTCCTGCTCCTCACCCCTAAAACCAGCTGAATTTTATCTATAGGTTTTGCAGTTTTGCCTGCTCTCTCCTCATGTATTGaacacaaacaacagcaacacacACAAGCACATCTGTTGGAAAACAGGACGTCACGTCCTCCTGTCACCCCAAGCTACAGCAAGGACCATGAAGAAGATCCATAGAGTTTTGCTTTACACGTTACAACCTGCCAGTTAGTGCCAGTAAAAAGGCTTGAACCCAATGTAAGAATAAGCTTGTGTTGGGACACAAGGATGTGCCAGATTATTGCTTCAGGTCTCTTTCAAAACTATGTCTAAGAAAAGCTTTACACACAGAGATCGCAGCTGGGATCCATCCCAAGGCGTCCATCCCTATATCTGATCTGAGACAACAGGGACAAACCGGTGCTTAACAGGTGCCGATGGAAGAAACCTCCCCCCTGCTACTGCTTCATGCAAACTGCTCATTCCAGGTCTGTTTTATCACACGGGGGTGTTTGCGTCTAGAGCCAGAGCTGAGCTTTGGAAGAACATCCCTGTTGATCCATCCCAGAGCACCGTGAGGTCTCCCAGGTCACGACgccaatgtccccaaacccacacACCCCCGGCTCTGCCGTGGCCACGGAGCTGCGGCCTGGAACCAACATCCCGCTCGGCTATTTCTGTCGAGTGTTCTGTTGTCTGGCAAAAACTCAATAATAAGCAATAATTTTGCCAGCGCCACCTGCCTAGAGGAGCGAAAAGGAGTTCGTGGGAAAGAAAGGGAACGCGGACGAGCTGCAATGCAGCACCGAGCGGAGCGGCTGCGGGAAACTCAACCCAACACCAAAAAGCCACCGGATCCTGGTGGTCCCGGCCATGGGGGTGTGAGCAGGATGATCCAAGCACTGAATGCTCGCTCGCGCACCAGGACCACAGACCCTGGGTCTTTCCACAGGGCTGGGCAAGCGCTCCAGGTCCCTCCAGTTCAGCACCCACCACCTccattcactttatttttttgccaTTGACTCTTTTCAATTATTCAAAGAGGAGCCCTCCATT
Above is a window of Patagioenas fasciata isolate bPatFas1 chromosome 22, bPatFas1.hap1, whole genome shotgun sequence DNA encoding:
- the NXPH3 gene encoding neurexophilin-3, which translates into the protein MHLPRSCLLLLIQGSIALLVIRGQEEPGKGAEQHEPEAQERTRVQETRGLLSPKSLGTPSLLQNTTLLELLSSPQELWGVLDNLSQRDPPPHPRAQRDLGSASGKLKKIFGWGDFYSNIKTVKLNLLITGKVVDHGNGTVNVFFRHNSTGQGNISVSLVPPNKAVEFDLEQQIFIEAKESKIFNCRVEYEKVDRAKKTTLCTYDPSKTCYHEHTQSHVSWVCSKPFKVICIYITFYSTDYRLVQKVCPDYNYHSDVPYYPSG